The Kribbella jejuensis region ATCTCGCGGTCGTCGGCAGCGCCCTGCTGCGCGGCAAGCGGGCCGCGCTGCTCTGGGTGCTGTGGGTCTTCGAGGCGCTCTGGTTCCTCGCGCAGATCGCCGGGATCGCGTTCACCAGCGTCCGGCTGGCCAACCCGAAGGACACCGAACTGCTCCGCGACTTCGGTCCGGCCAGCGTCCAGGACCTGGAGTGGGGCATCGTGCAGGCGGTCGTGATCGCCGCCATCGTCGTGCTGCTGTGGAAGATCCGCGGCGCCTTCCCGGCGCGGCTGGCACCCGGTAGCCGCCGGCTGGCGATCGGCGCGCTGGTCTTCGGGATGCTGATCTCGATCGCGGTCAGCGTCACGCTCACCCAGTTGTTCCCGCGCACGCTGTCCGGTCAGCGGCAGAAGATCGGCTGGGCCGTGATCGCCGCGCTCGGGCAGTCCCGCAGCAAGATGGGCGGCCACGAGGGCCACGGCTGGATCGGCCTGACCGTCGGCGCGATCTCGGCGGCCTCGCTGGTGGTCGCGTTCTGGATCTTCCTCCGCTCCGTTCAGCGCGTCCGCTACCTCACCCAGTCCGAGGAGCTCGAAGTACGGCGGCTGCTCCTGCTGCACGGCGAACGCGACTCGCTCGGGTACTTCGCGACCCGCCGGGACAAGGCGGTGGTGTTCGCCCCGGGCAACGACGCCGCGATCGCGTACCGGGTGGTGAACGGCGTCAGCCTGGCCAGTGGCGATCCGCTCGGTGATCCGGTCGCCTGGCCGGCCGCGATCCAGCGCTGGATCGCCGAAGCCCGCCGGTACGGCTGGTCCCCCGCGGTGCTGTCGGCCAGCGAGGAGGCCGCGCGGGCGTACGTCGACGCCGGGCTGCGCGCGTTGTCGATGGGCGACGAGGCGATCATCGACGTCGCCGACTTCACTCTCGAAGGCCGCACGATGCGCCCGGTCCGGCAGGCCGTGACCCGGGTGCAGCGGGCCGGGTACCACGCCGAGGTGGTCCGGCACGGAGACCTGTCCCCCGAGGCGTTGGCGCACTACGTCCACCTCACCGAGAAGTGGCGCGGAGCGCGGACCGAGCGCGGGTTCTCGATGGCACTCGGGCGCCTCGGCGACCCGGCCGACGCACGCTGCGTGATGGTGATCGCCCGGGACTCCGACGGCGTCGTCCGCGGGCTGCTGTCGTTCGTGCCGTGGGGCGTCCGGGGTGTCTCGCTGGACGTGATGCGGCGCGACCCGGAGTCCGCGAACGGGCTGATGGAGTTCATGGTCACGTCGTTGGTCGAGGCGAGCCGCGACCTCGGGATCCACCGGATCTCGCTGAACTTCGCGATGTTCCGGGAGATCTTCAGCGACGCCGAACGCGTCGGCGCCGGCCCGGTGCTGCGGCTCACGAACGCGTTGCTGACCGCGGCATCCCGCTTCTGGCAGCTGGAGAGTCTCTACCAGTCGAACGAGAAGTACCTGCCCCGCTGGTCGCCGCGGCTGATGTGCTACTCGCGTGGCGCGTCGCTCGCCCAGGTCGTGCTCGCCGCGGGCACGGCGGAGGGCTTCCTGCCCGCACCGCGACCGTGGACACGTGTAGACAGCGTGGAGGTGGCCGAGCGGCACGCGATCAGGGCAGCCGACGGCCAGGCGTTCACAGCCGCCGTACGCGAGCAGGAGGACGAGCTGCTGCGGCCGGCGCTGCCGACCCGCAAGCTCACCGAGCAGGAGCGGATCCGCCGGATCAAGCTCGCCGAACTCGTTGCCGCAGGCATCGATCCGTACCCGGTCAGCGTGCCGCGCACCGAGACGCTCGAACGCGTTCGCGAGCTGTACCCGAACCTGCCGCCCGACCACCACACCGGTCACACCGTGTCGGTGACCGGCCGGGTGCTGCGGATGCGCGACCACGGCGGGCTGTCGTTCGGGCAGTTGCAGGACGGGCTGACCCAGCTGCAGGTGATGCTGACCGCGGACGCGTGCGGCGACGTACCGCTGGACCAGTGGCGGCGGCTCGTCGACATCGGCGACCACGTCAGCGTCACCGGCGAGATCGTCACCAGCCGCCGCGGCGAGCTGTCGATCGCGGTCAGCACGTGGACGATGGCGGCCAAGTGCCTGCACCCGTTGCCGGACAAGCGGAAGGGATTCACCGACCCCGAGGCGCGGGTCCGGCAGCGGCACATCGACCTCGTGATGAACCCGGATTCCTTGCGGATGATGCAGCACCGCAGTGCCGCCGTCCGCGCCCTGCGCAACGGTTTCGAGACGCGCGGCTTCATCGAGGTGGAGACGCCGATGCTGCAGGCGGTGCACGGCGGCGCGAACGCGCGGCCGTTCGTCACGCACATCAACGCCTACGACACCGACCTGTTCCTGCGGATCGCGCCCGAGCTGTTCCTGAAGCGGCTGAGCGTCGGCGGGATGGGCAAGATCTTCGAGCTGAACCGGAACTTCCGCAACGAGGGCGCCGACGCGACCCACAACCCGGAGTTCACCTCGGTCGAGGCCTACCAGCCGTACGCCGACTACGTGGTGATGCGCGAGCTGACCCGGGAGCTGCTGATCGAGGCGGCGATCGCGGTGTACGGCAAGCCCGTCGTACGGCGCGACGGCGAGGAGCTCGACATCTCCGGCGAGTGGCCCGTGATCACCGTGCACGACGCGGTCGGTCAGGCCGCCGGTACGCCGATCGACCCGGACACACCGGTCGAGCGGCTGCGCGAGCTGTGCGCGGAACACGGCGTACACACCACGTTCGACCTGTCCGCGGGCGAGCTGGTGCTCGAGCTGTACGACGAGCTCGTCGAGCCGAACACCACACTGCCGACGTTCTACACCGACTTCCCGTTGGAGACGTCGCCGCTGACCCGCAACCACCGCACCGAACCACGGCTCGCCGAGCGCTGGGACCTGGTCGCGTTCGGTGCCGAGATCGGTACGGCGTACTCCGAGCTGGTCGACCCGGTCGAGCAGCGCCGCCGGCTCACCGCACAGTCGCTGAAGGCCGCCGCGGGCGACCCCGAGGCGATGTCGCTGGACGAGGACTTCCTGTCCGCGCTCGAGTACGCGATGCCCCCGACCGGCGGCCTCGGGATCGGTGTGGACCGGGTGATGATGATGCTGACCGGCCAGAACATCCGCAGTACGTTGGCGTTCCCGTTCGTCCGTCCGGCGGCCCGCGACTGATGCCTTACCCTTACTGAGCACGGGCGAGGGGTGGGTACCTGGGGGTGGGGATGAGGCGCTGGCTTGCGCTCTGTGTCGGGGTGGGTTTGCTGTCGGGTTGTGGCGGGAGGCCGGAAGACTCGCCGACTCCGGTGGCATCGGTGGCGACCGGTGCGGTGTCGGCGCCGTCGTCGACGGTCACACCGGCCGGGCCGTTGGGTACGGCGGCGTACCAGGCCGAGCTGACCCGGATCGACCAGGTGCTGGCGATCACGTCGCAGCGGCTGACCCGGGTCCGGGCGGCCGAGGGGCTGAGTGCGGCGATGACGGCGCTCGCGCAGTCGCTGAACACGATCGGGATCCGGCTGGCGGCGTTGACCGTCACGTCCCGGTTGAGCGCCGTCCACGAACTGCTGCAGGAACGGATCGGCGTCGCCGCGAGCCGATTGACCAGCTCGGCCGGCCAGACCGAGGACGACGCGCGCTGCGGCGGGGCGCCGTACACCGCGCAGAAGGTGCAGCGTCAGTTGCGAGCCGATCTTGGTACGGCGCTCGACCAGCTGGCACGGCTGAATCTGAGGTTCGGCACGACCCTGCCCGATCCGGGCCCGGCCCCGAAGGACGAGCGGCCCGCGAACGGCGAGATCCTCCTACGGCGCGGCGCCGACGGGATGGGGCGGTTGAAGATCACCAACGGGATGGCCAAGGACGTGGCGATCTCGATCGTCGCCGACGGCCGGCCGCCGAGCAGCCCGCAGATCATGATCTACCTGCAGGCGACCAAGAGCACGACCGTGAACCAGATCGGCGGCGCCTACCGCCTGTACTTCAAGTCCGGCTCCGACTGGGACGCCACCCACCACAAGTTCCGCGCCGGCTGCACGTTCAAGAAGTTCGACCAGACCTTCACCAAGAACCAGGGCTGGCAGGTAAACCTCCAACCCCGCCCCGGCGGCAACGCCGACACCACCGAAGTCGAGGCGTACTAGAGATCGTCCGGATACAACCGGAACGCCTTGTGCGGAGTCAGCGGCCGCACTGCCCGGAAATCGCGCCGATCCAGCGTCAGAACAGCGTCAGTACGGAAATCGGCTGCCAGCGCGACCGAGACCGCATCGGCAAGATCGAGGTCGAGGTCTGCATAGCGGCTGATCACGGTGAGCGCGGTCACCAATGTCTCGGCACCGATATCCGGGACCTGGAAGCGCATTCGCTGCACCTGGACGGTCAGCAACTCGAGAATCGTCGAGCGCGCCGCGGCGCCGAGCCGGGCGCGGGCGAGATGGTCGACCTCGGCCAACACCAAGGGTGAAAGGACGACCGTCCCGGCCTCCTGCAGCAGCCGTCGGCAGGACGGGCCTTCCGGTGCGTTGCGATCGAAGGCCGCGATGATGCCGGAGGTGTCGGCGACGAGAATCACGCTGTACGCCGGGCGACCTCGTCGCGGATCTCGTCCTTCGTCACCACCTCACCGCTGCCGTCGAACGTCGGCCAATCGAGCGGCTCGTCCCACACCCGGTTCGCCATCGCGGCGAGGTGGATACCTTCACGGATGATCTCAGCTTCCGGAATCCCGCGCCGACGAGAAGCGTCCTTGATCAGCGCCAGATCTTCTGGATCGGCGTAGACGTTCGTGCGCTTCATTGACATGTACCAACCCTAACACACGTACATGCGGTTCAGAGGCCGAGTTTGTGGAGGAGGCGGGTGAGGGCGCCGGTCAGGCCGCCGCCGGTGCCTGGGTCGGGTGGGGTGGTGGGGGATGCGGTTGGGGTTGGGGGCGTGGTTGGTGTGATGGTCGTCGGATCGGCGGTCGGGGGGTCGGGCGTCGGTGGGACGGTCGGATCCGCGGTTGGGGGACGGCGGGTGGCGGGGGCCGTCGTGGGGATCGCGGTCTCGGCGATCTCCGGGGTCGGGGTGGAATCGGTGCCGGGGGCGTCCGGGGTGGTGGTGCTGCCGGTGGGGATCTCGGCCCCGCCAGGCTTGGTTGCTGTTGGCAACGGGGTGCTCACGGTCGACGGGGCGCCTGGGGTCGCGGTGGTGGTGTGTGGGATCGCGACGTTCTCGGACACCTGGCCGGGCTGGGGGGCGGCGACCGGGCTGGCCGGTTGTGGGCCGGCGCCGGGGAGTGGCAGGAAGGACGCGCCGATCCGCGGACCGCCGAGCAGCGCGATGACGACCAGTACGAGATATCCGCCGAGCACAACGCCCGCACCGGCGGCGACCTGACGGCGACGCCGGGAAACCCTGGCAGACATCGGATTCACAAGTCCCGCAGAGTATCGGTTCGGCAGGCGTTTCAAACAGTCCTTGGAAGAAATTCCACACCAGGACTTGAAAGTCTAGTAATGAAAGACCGTCTACGCAGCCGTAGCAATGCGCTGCGTTAGCTGATCGCTCAGGTCAACGCCTGAAGGCCCACCACCGACAGCAGTCTGAGCTTTTCGGCCGCCTCCGAATTCGGGGCCGCGGTGTAGACGACCATCCGCAGATCGCTGGCCGGTACGGCGAGTACGTCGCAGTCGATGTCGAAGGCCCCGACCACGGGATGCCGGATCGTCTTGCGTTCCGACCGGTGGAACCCGACCACCGGCTCGTCCCACAGTCGCGCGAACTCCGGGTACCCGGTGCGCAGATCGTCGATCATCGCGCGCAGTTCCGGGTCGTTCGGGTACCGGGCGAGCGAGGCGCGCAGGTCGGTGACCATCGCGATCCGGAAATCACGCTGCTGCTCCGGCGTCTGCACGATCCGGTCCCCCGCCCCGACGAACTGCCGGTAGACGATGTTGCGCTGCCGCCCCTGCCACGGCGACGGGTCGCCGGCCAGCGCGGCGAACAACGGGTTCCAGCTGATGATCGTCCAGGCCGCGTCGCACACGCACAGCGGTGCGCCGTCCAACTGGTCCACGATCCGCTGCACCCCGGGCGGGATGTACGACGAGATCCGCCCGGGCGACGGCTCCACCTCGCCGGCCAGCGCGAACAGATGGTTGCGCTCGGCATCGGACAGCCGGAGCGCCCGGGCCAGCGCGGTCAGCACCTGGCCCGACGGCGAGTCCGACCGCCCCTGTTCGAGCCGCACGATGTAGTCGACCGACAACCCGGCGAGCAGCGCCAGCTCCTCGCGCCGCAGCCCCGGCGCCCGCCGCTTGCCACCGGCCGGCAGCCCGACCTCCGACGGCGTCACCCGGTCCCGCCAGGCGTGCAGCGTCCTCCCGAGCTCACTCATGCCGACCAGTATCGCCCGCGCGGCCGCAGACAGCCTGGTACTGCCGTTACCACTTCAGCACTCGATGACGTTGACGGCGAGGCCGCCGCGGGAAGTCTCCTTGTACTTGACCTTCATGTCGGCACCGGTCTCGCGCATGGTCTTGATCACCTTGTCGAGCGTGACCACGTGCACACCGTCGCCGTGCATCGCCATCCGGGCCGCGTTGATCGCCTTCACCGACGCCATCGCGTTCCGCTCGATGCACGGGATCTGCACCAGGCCGCCGACCGGATCGCAGGTCAGGCCGAGGTTGTGCTCCATCGCGATCTCCGCCGCGTTCTCGACCTGTTGCGGCGTACCGCCGAGCACCTCGCACAGACCGGCGGCCGCCATCGAACAGGCGGAACCGACCTCGCCCTGGCAGCCGACCTCGGCGCCGGAGATCGACGCGTTCTCCTTGTACAGCACGCCGATCGCGCCGGCGGTGAGCAGGAACCGGACCGCGCCGTCCTCGGTCGCACCGGGCACGAACCGCCGGTAGTAGTGCAGCACCGCCGGAATGATGCCGGCGGCACCGTTCGTCGGCGCGGTGACGATCCGGCCGCCGGACGCGTTCTGCTCGTTGACCGCGAGCGCGAACAGGTTCACCCAGTCCATCACCTTGAGCGGGTCGACCGACCACGGATCCTGGCTGAGCTTCTTGTGCAGCGCGTGCGCGCGGCGCGGGACCTTCAGGCCGCCGGGCAGGATGCCTTCGGTCTCGCAGCCCTCGCGGACGCAGTCCTGCATCACCTGCCAGATGTGCAGCAGCCCGGCGCGGACCTCGTCCTCGGTCCGCCAGGCCAG contains the following coding sequences:
- a CDS encoding L-serine ammonia-lyase; translation: MAISVFDLFSIGIGPSSSHTVGPMRAARTFALGLADDGLLAATATVEAQLFGSLGATGHGHGSNKAVLLGLEGADPETVATHSVDARVETIRERGRLLLAGTHEIAFDENADLVMHRRKALPYHPNGMIFVARDTNNAVLRERTYYSVGGGFVVDENAAAGDRIVLDTTPLKYPFTTGAELLDRCRESQLSVSEVMLANELAWRTEDEVRAGLLHIWQVMQDCVREGCETEGILPGGLKVPRRAHALHKKLSQDPWSVDPLKVMDWVNLFALAVNEQNASGGRIVTAPTNGAAGIIPAVLHYYRRFVPGATEDGAVRFLLTAGAIGVLYKENASISGAEVGCQGEVGSACSMAAAGLCEVLGGTPQQVENAAEIAMEHNLGLTCDPVGGLVQIPCIERNAMASVKAINAARMAMHGDGVHVVTLDKVIKTMRETGADMKVKYKETSRGGLAVNVIEC
- a CDS encoding PIN domain-containing protein, coding for MILVADTSGIIAAFDRNAPEGPSCRRLLQEAGTVVLSPLVLAEVDHLARARLGAAARSTILELLTVQVQRMRFQVPDIGAETLVTALTVISRYADLDLDLADAVSVALAADFRTDAVLTLDRRDFRAVRPLTPHKAFRLYPDDL
- a CDS encoding helix-turn-helix transcriptional regulator, coding for MSELGRTLHAWRDRVTPSEVGLPAGGKRRAPGLRREELALLAGLSVDYIVRLEQGRSDSPSGQVLTALARALRLSDAERNHLFALAGEVEPSPGRISSYIPPGVQRIVDQLDGAPLCVCDAAWTIISWNPLFAALAGDPSPWQGRQRNIVYRQFVGAGDRIVQTPEQQRDFRIAMVTDLRASLARYPNDPELRAMIDDLRTGYPEFARLWDEPVVGFHRSERKTIRHPVVGAFDIDCDVLAVPASDLRMVVYTAAPNSEAAEKLRLLSVVGLQALT
- a CDS encoding ribbon-helix-helix domain-containing protein — its product is MSMKRTNVYADPEDLALIKDASRRRGIPEAEIIREGIHLAAMANRVWDEPLDWPTFDGSGEVVTKDEIRDEVARRTA
- the lysX gene encoding bifunctional lysylphosphatidylglycerol synthetase/lysine--tRNA ligase LysX, which produces MRSEQTGVVPVWQHRAAVWVGRVVVLASVWSFIAIPLHVANPRLVKHVDIAFDFVGIPAGHTIFSAVYLAVVGSALLRGKRAALLWVLWVFEALWFLAQIAGIAFTSVRLANPKDTELLRDFGPASVQDLEWGIVQAVVIAAIVVLLWKIRGAFPARLAPGSRRLAIGALVFGMLISIAVSVTLTQLFPRTLSGQRQKIGWAVIAALGQSRSKMGGHEGHGWIGLTVGAISAASLVVAFWIFLRSVQRVRYLTQSEELEVRRLLLLHGERDSLGYFATRRDKAVVFAPGNDAAIAYRVVNGVSLASGDPLGDPVAWPAAIQRWIAEARRYGWSPAVLSASEEAARAYVDAGLRALSMGDEAIIDVADFTLEGRTMRPVRQAVTRVQRAGYHAEVVRHGDLSPEALAHYVHLTEKWRGARTERGFSMALGRLGDPADARCVMVIARDSDGVVRGLLSFVPWGVRGVSLDVMRRDPESANGLMEFMVTSLVEASRDLGIHRISLNFAMFREIFSDAERVGAGPVLRLTNALLTAASRFWQLESLYQSNEKYLPRWSPRLMCYSRGASLAQVVLAAGTAEGFLPAPRPWTRVDSVEVAERHAIRAADGQAFTAAVREQEDELLRPALPTRKLTEQERIRRIKLAELVAAGIDPYPVSVPRTETLERVRELYPNLPPDHHTGHTVSVTGRVLRMRDHGGLSFGQLQDGLTQLQVMLTADACGDVPLDQWRRLVDIGDHVSVTGEIVTSRRGELSIAVSTWTMAAKCLHPLPDKRKGFTDPEARVRQRHIDLVMNPDSLRMMQHRSAAVRALRNGFETRGFIEVETPMLQAVHGGANARPFVTHINAYDTDLFLRIAPELFLKRLSVGGMGKIFELNRNFRNEGADATHNPEFTSVEAYQPYADYVVMRELTRELLIEAAIAVYGKPVVRRDGEELDISGEWPVITVHDAVGQAAGTPIDPDTPVERLRELCAEHGVHTTFDLSAGELVLELYDELVEPNTTLPTFYTDFPLETSPLTRNHRTEPRLAERWDLVAFGAEIGTAYSELVDPVEQRRRLTAQSLKAAAGDPEAMSLDEDFLSALEYAMPPTGGLGIGVDRVMMMLTGQNIRSTLAFPFVRPAARD